Part of the Virgibacillus necropolis genome, ATAGAGCCTCTTGGCGTATACCTGGTTCCATTGTTACAACGTTTGCGAAATTTACATTATATACTTCTTGCATTCCAACATAACCATCGTAACGATCTTTAAATTCTAATGTAAATCCTGCTGTGAGTTGATCTTCAACTTTATTCAAATCTCCGATTGATTGAAGATCATATTCTTCGGCTAATTCTTTTGTCGTTGTTACAGCATAGGTGTTATTAAATTTCATAGGTTGTAAAAATGCCATATCATATTCTTCTTGCATTCCTTCTTTAGCTTGTTGATAGACTTCCTTTGGTTCATTACTTTGAGCTTTTCCACCTAGATGGGTTACAATTGCTGTTCCTGTAAATTCAGGATAAATATCAATGCTTCCTTCTTGAAGTGCAGAAAACACAAATGCAGTTTTACCTAAACTTGTTTTTAATTCCACATCAAGGTCAGTCTCATTTTCAATTAATAATTTGTACATATTGATTAAGATCGCTGGTTCTGATCCAATCTTTCCCCCAATTACCAAATCAGCTTTTTTGCCTCCATTAAACATGAATGGTGTTGCTACTACTAATACTGCTATGATTAACATGGCAACAAAGGACTTAAACCCAGCTCGTTTTGATATAAATTCGAATCCTCTTAGAATAACGTCTAAAAGAATTGCCAATAACGCAGCAGGAATCGCGCCTAATAATATTAAATTAATATCGGCGCCCCGATCTATTCCAAGTAGGATTAGTTCACCTAATCCACCAGCACCAATCAATGCAGCAATTGTAGTTGTTCCGACAATTAATACCATAGATGTCCGAACACCTGCCATAATAACAGGCATAGCAATAGGTAATTCGACTTTTGTAAGACGCTTAAATGAGTTCATTCCCATACCAGTGGCTGCTTCTTTTAACGAAGGATTTACTTCTTTAATTCCTGTATACGTATTCCGTAAAATAGGTAGTAAGCCGTACGCAGTCAAAGCAATAATTGCTGGTGTAGTTCCAATACCGAAAAAAGGAATTAAAAACGCCAATACTGCGAGACTTGGTATCGTTTGTAAAACTGCTGTAACACCAATAATTGGTTCAGCAATTTTTGTGTACCTAGTTAATAACAGGCCCAAAGGAACTGCAATAATAATTGCAATGATCAATGCGATTAATGATATC contains:
- a CDS encoding ABC transporter permease/substrate-binding protein translates to MNEFIDVFQKRQDVLLETIWEHLQISLIALIIAIIIAVPLGLLLTRYTKIAEPIIGVTAVLQTIPSLAVLAFLIPFFGIGTTPAIIALTAYGLLPILRNTYTGIKEVNPSLKEAATGMGMNSFKRLTKVELPIAMPVIMAGVRTSMVLIVGTTTIAALIGAGGLGELILLGIDRGADINLILLGAIPAALLAILLDVILRGFEFISKRAGFKSFVAMLIIAVLVVATPFMFNGGKKADLVIGGKIGSEPAILINMYKLLIENETDLDVELKTSLGKTAFVFSALQEGSIDIYPEFTGTAIVTHLGGKAQSNEPKEVYQQAKEGMQEEYDMAFLQPMKFNNTYAVTTTKELAEEYDLQSIGDLNKVEDQLTAGFTLEFKDRYDGYVGMQEVYNVNFANVVTMEPGIRQEALSSGEVDVIDAYATDSYMIKLDLVTLDDPKNLFPPYQGAPLLREETLMKYPELEEILNQLGGKITDDQMRQMNYQVDYEGKSPESVARNYLTEQGLLDK